The nucleotide window GTACTGGACCTGCTTAACGCCGGTATCAACGTTATCTCTGCTGTCAATATCCAGCATATAGAAAGCATCAACCAGGAGGTTAAATACATTACTGGTGTAGAGGTCCAGGAAAGGGTGCCCGATAGTATGCTGCAGATTGCAGATGAAGTAGTGAATATAGACCTGACCGCCGACGAGCTGATCACCCGCCTTAAAGAAGGTAAGATATACGATCAGTCCAAAGTGGAAACAGCTTTGCGGAACTTCTTCCAGGCCGATAAGATCCTGCAGTTGCGGGAGCTGGCCCTGAAGGAAGTGGCTACTCAGGTGGAACGTAAAGTAGAAACGGAAGTGCCCAGAAGTCAGCAGATGCGTCATGAGAACTTCATGGCCTGTATCTCCACCAATGATGAAGTGGCCCGCAAAGTGATCCGTAAAACCGCAAGGCTGGCCGCCTATTACCATGCCGACTGGTATGTGTTGTATGTGCAAACGCCCCGTGAAAGCGTGGATAAAATACCGCTGGCTGCACAGCGCCACCTGATCAATAACCTCAAACTGGCTACAGAATTAGGCGCGGAAGTTGTGCAGGAACATCATGCCAGCATTTCAGAGGCTATTATCAACGTAGCCCTGGAAAAGCAGATCACTACTGTTTGTATAGGCAAGCCACATATCAGTTTGTTCCGTATCATCTTACGGACCAACCTGTTTAACCAGCTGCTGAAAACCCTTTCTTCCAATGATATAGATCTTATTATCCTGTCATGAGTACACTGAGGTTAAAAACGAAGATTACTTTAGGGGTGCTGTTCCTCTACATTATGCTGCTGATAGTGAGTGTACTGGGATACTACTACCTGAACCGGCTGACAGAAAAAGCCAAAATTATCCTGAAAGATAACTACGAGTCGCTGGAGTACTCTAAAAATATGCTGGTGGCCCTGGAAGAGCTTCCAGTTAACAGGGAACAAGCCTTAAAGCAGTTTGCCACCAACCTCAAACAACAGCAGACCAATGTGACAGAACGGGGAGAACGCGCCGCTACCGCTGATGTGGAGCGGGTATTCAATAAACTGCGGCAGGATTCTGTGCCCAATCCGGCTGATGTTATAGCTCTTAAGAAGAGCATCTACACCATCATGGACCTCAATATGAACGCTATTGTAGGGAAAAATGAACTGGTAAAAAGAAC belongs to Chitinophaga sp. HK235 and includes:
- a CDS encoding sensor protein KdpD; this encodes MTEKEHTVQHYLNLANRSGRGKFKIYIGMSAGVGKTYRMLQEAHAMLRNGINVQIGYVETHGRVETHALVEGLPAIPRRQVFYKGKMLDEMDVSTILLLAPEWVVVDELAHTNIPGSKNEKRWQDVLDLLNAGINVISAVNIQHIESINQEVKYITGVEVQERVPDSMLQIADEVVNIDLTADELITRLKEGKIYDQSKVETALRNFFQADKILQLRELALKEVATQVERKVETEVPRSQQMRHENFMACISTNDEVARKVIRKTARLAAYYHADWYVLYVQTPRESVDKIPLAAQRHLINNLKLATELGAEVVQEHHASISEAIINVALEKQITTVCIGKPHISLFRIILRTNLFNQLLKTLSSNDIDLIILS